In one window of Episyrphus balteatus chromosome 3, idEpiBalt1.1, whole genome shotgun sequence DNA:
- the LOC129914100 gene encoding uncharacterized protein LOC129914100: MSTSTLSSTVVKDLCKRYSNQEIELLSYSIKNLNESPTGFLGQHEVLSVIIQTKDQSDPQELIFFMKTAPTHIASRQKYIEEFNVYKKEVSVYRNLLPKLQEGQPDISAQCYYAKDVVLVFEHLGEMEFQMAADRSGLLDYNHLECALSSLASLHASSIIFEATSQEKISEMFPEIIKENTYPSAEVNSARRDIVNNVVGALCEIIKIIPEFRQSNRLEYILKQFPQEMNRIFDLVKPTKTKYLNVFSHGDLWANNLLFKYEQDGRPVQCRFVDFQLTRYAPPIFDVITLLTISTTKEFRLQHLDSLLTSYYSMLEYFLRIHGLEINDFLPPKQFEESINELKIVGLIQSCLISHITMFPAELTKKILSDESFQQDFFKNKRKEICIMTFNSDAVYRSRLSDMISDFVNSYILN, translated from the coding sequence ATGAGTACTTCAACATTGTCCTCTACGGTCGTTAAAGACCTCTGCAAAAGATATTCCAATCAGGAGATAGAATTGCTCAGTTATTCGATCAAGAATTTAAATGAATCTCCAACAGGATTCCTTGGTCAACATGAGGTTCTATCCGTAATTATTCAAACCAAGGATCAATCCGATCCCCAAGAATTGATATTCTTTATGAAAACTGCTCCCACACACATAGCATCCAGACAGAAATACATTGAGGAGTTTAATGTTTACAAAAAGGAAGTATCTGTCTACAGAAACTTGCTCCCAAAGTTACAAGAAGGACAGCCGGATATTTCTGCTCAATGTTATTACGCTAAAGATGTTGTCCTAGTTTTTGAACACTTGGGTGAAATGGAATTCCAAATGGCAGCTGATCGATCCGGACTATTAGACTATAATCACCTGGAATGTGCCCTAAGTTCTTTAGCAAGCTTGCATGCTTCATCAATTATATTCGAGGCAACTAGTCAGGAGAAAATTTCCGAAATGTTTCcagaaattataaaagaaaacacATATCCATCGGCCGAAGTGAACAGTGCTCGACGAGACATTGTCAATAATGTAGTTGGAGCTCTCTGCGAAATTATCAAAATCATACCCGAATTCAGACAATCCAATCGCTTGGAATATATTTTGAAGCAATTTCCACAAGAAATGAACAGAATTTTTGATCTAGTTAAACCAACCAAGACGAAATACTTAAATGTATTTAGCCACGGAGACTTATGGGCAAATAATTTACTCTTCAAATATGAACAGGATGGTCGTCCTGTTCAATGCCGATTTGTTGATTTTCAACTCACACGATACGCGCCACCAATTTTCGATGTTATAACCTTATTGACCATTTCCACTACCAAGGAGTTTCGCCTGCAGCATTTGGATTCACTTTTAACCAGTTACTACTCAATGTTGGAATACTTCCTCAGAATACATGGTTTGGAGATTAATGACTTTCTACCGCCAAAACAGTTTGAGGAGAGCATAAATGAGTTAAAAATAGTTGGTTTGATTCAGAGTTGTTTGATTTCTCATATAACCATGTTTCCCGCCGAGCTgaccaaaaaaattctttcggATGAAAGTTTTCAAcaagatttctttaaaaataaaagaaaagaaatttgtatAATGACATTTAATAGTGATGCTGTGTATAGAAGTAGATTATCGGATATGATATCTGATTTTGTAAAtagttatattttaaattaa